The following proteins come from a genomic window of Bacillota bacterium:
- a CDS encoding glycoside hydrolase family 1 protein has product MKGFSFPEGFLWGAATAGHQIEGNNTASDWWAWEPGKIQDGSTSGLACDSWNRWEEDFDLMRSMGLNAYRMGIEWSRVEPRPGEWDDAAFDRYEQMMKGLESRGIAVCLTLYHWVLPKWVADMGGWENPATVDRFAAFCGQVVARLGQYPALWCTLNEPMVYVLFSYITGHFPPEKRSLRAARIVLRHLLLGHVEAFNIIRSESPPGQDAMIGVAHNMAYFKPARRNLLDLLVAGFQRRALNATIIEALATGVAPGPVGNGVAVPGLARAFTYMGVNYYFSRTVAFRLNGLANGFSAEVIPADAVRTDFGWPICPEGFFHVLSDVKSLGVPVYILENGISDRADALRPKYIVDHLREVRRAIDSGVDVRGYFHWTLADNFEWRAGYSQKFGLYAIDRADPALARIPRQSAEIYGKIARANGVTDEIASYVQGYAGCNDEDET; this is encoded by the coding sequence ATGAAAGGCTTCAGCTTTCCCGAGGGCTTCCTCTGGGGCGCCGCGACCGCGGGTCACCAGATCGAAGGGAACAACACCGCGAGCGACTGGTGGGCATGGGAGCCTGGCAAGATCCAAGACGGGTCCACATCCGGCCTTGCGTGCGATTCGTGGAACCGGTGGGAAGAGGATTTCGACTTGATGCGCTCCATGGGGCTGAACGCCTACAGAATGGGCATCGAGTGGTCCCGCGTCGAGCCCAGGCCCGGCGAATGGGACGACGCCGCCTTCGATCGGTACGAACAGATGATGAAAGGCCTCGAGAGCCGGGGGATCGCGGTGTGTCTCACCCTGTACCACTGGGTGCTGCCGAAATGGGTCGCTGACATGGGCGGGTGGGAAAACCCCGCGACTGTAGACAGATTCGCTGCGTTCTGCGGCCAAGTGGTCGCGCGCCTAGGGCAGTACCCGGCCCTCTGGTGCACTCTGAATGAGCCCATGGTCTATGTGCTCTTCTCTTACATCACAGGCCACTTCCCTCCCGAGAAAAGATCCTTGCGCGCGGCCAGGATCGTCCTCCGCCATCTCCTGCTCGGACACGTAGAGGCCTTCAACATCATCCGCAGCGAATCCCCGCCTGGTCAAGACGCGATGATCGGGGTCGCCCACAACATGGCCTACTTCAAGCCTGCCCGGCGAAACCTGCTCGACCTGCTCGTCGCCGGCTTCCAGCGAAGAGCCCTCAACGCTACAATCATCGAAGCCCTAGCAACCGGGGTCGCCCCTGGACCAGTAGGCAACGGCGTCGCGGTCCCGGGGCTTGCCCGCGCCTTCACATACATGGGAGTCAACTACTACTTCAGCAGGACTGTGGCATTCCGTCTCAACGGGCTAGCCAACGGGTTCAGCGCCGAAGTCATCCCGGCTGACGCTGTCCGAACAGATTTCGGGTGGCCCATCTGCCCCGAAGGATTCTTTCACGTCCTCTCAGACGTCAAAAGCCTGGGCGTCCCCGTTTACATCCTGGAGAATGGGATATCCGACCGCGCAGACGCCCTGCGCCCCAAGTACATAGTTGACCACCTCCGGGAGGTGCGAAGGGCGATCGACTCCGGGGTGGACGTCCGAGGCTACTTCCATTGGACTCTCGCGGACAACTTCGAGTGGCGCGCCGGTTACTCCCAGAAGTTCGGCCTATACGCCATCGACCGGGCAGACCCGGCGCTCGCCAGAATCCCGCGGCAGAGCGCCGAGATCTATGGGAAGATCGCCAGGGCGAATGGAGTGACCGATGAGATCGCAAGTTATGTGCAGGGGTACGCTGGATGCAATGACGAGGATGAGACATGA